The sequence agatacagacagagggaagagaagcaggctccatgcaggagcccgatgcagaactcgatcctggaactccaggatgacaacccgagccaaagacagatgctcaaccacttgagccacccaggtgtccctacttcactttttaaagagtaatctctatacccaacatggggctcaaacctacaaccttgacatcaagagtctcatgttttACTGACTGAGCTAACCAGGGGTCCTTGaacttttattattgattttttaataagattatttatttatttatttgacagagaaagggagagcacaagcagggggagtggcaggcagagggagagggagaagcaggagcaaggagcccgatatgataccggactcaatcccaggaccttgggatcatgacctgaactgaaggcactcaaccaactgagccacccagatgccccccccttttaggattttatttatttattcatgagagacagagagagagagagagaggcagagacacaggcagagggagaagcaggctccatgcggggagcccggtgtgggacttgatcccgggtctccaggatcatgccttgggccaaaggcaggtgcccaactgctgagccacccaggcttccccagatgccccatttttaaaagattttgcttatttattttagagagagtgagtggcagggggtgggaggaggagcagctgagggagaaagacaagcagattCCTTGATGGGTGCAGAGCCTAACATGAGGTTTCATCCCACAacacagatcatgacctgagccaaaaacaagagtccaacactcaaccgactgagccacccaggtgccccgaacttatttttaaaatgctttaatatTTGCTGTTAAAAGCTGCAGATCTTAAATCCGCACTGTGTTTTGCCAATTATGAGAAGTTGTGAAACTAGAAACAATCACCAACATTCAAGGAAAATTCATGAAACAGTGAGGTCTATAGACTTAGTGTCTGACCCTGGGGAgggtgggtgagtggggaggGTAGAAGATGTAGAGGAGGGAACTTTCTTCTCAGAAAAGTTGCTGGGGAAAAGTAACATAAAAGGGGAATTCTCTTCTTCTCTAAATTTACTGAATATAATCTATTGTAATGTGGAAACTGCCTAATGAactattttaaacaataaattcaGTATGAGTTGATTCCAGTAACTTGCAGTCTGAAAATAGGCCCTAGACTCAGCCCTATCCCTttcatctttccatccatccatccatccatccatccatccatccacacacccACTCATCTATACATAgctaataataactaataattgTGGAGTGTttatgtgccagatactattccaagtgctttacatgcattacCTTGAATGATCTTTCCAACAATGCTACAAGGTAAGGGCTATCATTAtccccactttatttttatttttttgaattatctCCACTTTAAAGTGTAATCTGAGAGTTTtccagtaagttttttttttttttttttaagattttatttattcatgacagacacagacagagagagaggcagagacacaggaggagggagtagcaggctccacgcagggagcccgatgtgggactcgatcctgggactccaggatcacaccccaggccaaaggcagtggtaaaccgctgagccaccagggctgccctccagtaagttaaatatagaattactaTACAGCTTAGCAAGTCCACTCCTAGGTGTATACCTCAAATAACTGAAAGCAGTTATTCAAACAATGCACAGGGATGTTCATAGCAACTCTATTCACAATATCCAAAGACAGAAACAATCTAAAATGTCCTTCAACAATccaacagataaacaaaatatgtttatatatctgTACAATGCagtgttattcagccataaaaaggaatgaagtactgggttgcctggctggctcagtcagtagagcacgtgactccgttttgttttgttttgtttttaagtttttattaaattccagttagtaaacATACAgggtagtattagtttcaggtgtaggtttagtgattcatcacttacatgcaacacccagtggtcatcacaacaagtgacctccttaatccccatcacctatttcatacatccctccaccctcccacGTCCTCTTTCTCCCACCtgtgactattgatctcagggttgtgagttcaagccccacactgggtgtggcacctacttaaaaaaaaaaaaggaacaaagtactggTACAGGGCACACAACCTGGATCAACCTTGCAAACTTACTACTGagagaagccagactcaaaaggcctcatgttgtatgattccattttcttttcttttaaagatgttatttttttatttatttgacagagagtgagagggagagagagggagagaggcgcaagcaggggggagtggcagagggagaggaagaagcaggctccctgcttcttaaaaacatcttaaaaataaaataaaataaaatggctaaagTGGTACACTTTaggttatgtgtattttaccacaatttaaaaaaatgcaatctgaggctcagagaatttaagtgaTGTACCTAAGTTTACAGTTGACATGTAGTAGAGCTGTGTCCTAATCCCAGTCTTCCGGCTCCATggatcatgtttttttaaaaaagttactgtGAAAAACCTTATTTGGGGTCATTTAGGAAATTTAGATGCATGAACCTAAGCTGAAAATATCAGTATTATAACATTGGTGAAGCACATATTGGTGACACAAACACTGTATCTAATCTTCACAAGGACTTTGAAAGTTTCacattatttgtgtgtgtgtgtatgtgtgtgtgtgtgaaatatacataacttaaaatttgcctttttaaccattttttaaatgctttttttaaaaaaagattttatttattcatgagagacacacacagagagagaggtagagacacaggcagagggagaagcaggctccatgcagggagcccgatgtgggactcgatcccgggtctccaggagcacgccctgggctgaaggtggcactaaaccgctgagccacccgggctgctcccattttaaccatttttaattttaaccatttttaagtgtacaattcagtggcattaactATCTTAAATTGTTGTGCAAGTCTCATtaccatccatctccaggactTTTTTGTCTTCCCAAACTGAATCTTTTTACTCATAAAACATACAGCCCCCTatcacccacccccccaccccacaactactaatcttttttttttttttccaactactATTCTATTGTTTATGGTATCAGGCCCTAGGCCATTGTCTATGgttgctaagaaaaataagacaaggtCATTTCTCTGGTCTGTCTGGTGTTAGAACCCCATCCTCTAGGGACCTTGCCACTAGCTCCTCTTCAGCGGGTTAGAGAGGTCCAGTTGCAGGATGAGCATGTTGCTGAAGCCCCCAGAGGGGATGCCCATggctggagaggaggagaaggcagTCAGTGGAGGCAGTGAATGAATTATGGTTGAGATGAAAGACGGAGGGAGAGATTTCAATGGGAAAATCTGTTAGGAAGGTTGAAGACGAAGAGAATTGGGAACAGAATCATTGCCTTTTTACTTCAGGTAATTCTGAGGAGTACGTGAGATTTTGCAGTGAGGCTGTGCTTTGAAATGCCAAGGGGGCTCTGCATACGTGGTTGGGACTCACATCACTCTGGAAGTGGATTTGTTTGAAGGGCATAACTCAGGAGATTAATTTCAGTGGGGCATGCAGATGACCAGCTGGTTAGGGTATAGATTCCTCCTTCAAGACACTGGGCCccaaagggaaggggagaaataGTATAGGAGTTGAGACTCTAGGATCAGGTAAAGTTGTCTTAGATATgtctttcttagtttttttttttatttttttattaaaatagtaatacatggatagcccgggtggctcagcggtttagcaccgccttcagcccagggcgtgatcctggggtcccaggatcgagtcctgcatcgggctccctgcatggagcctgcttctccctctgcctgtctctgcctctctctctgtgtgtgcctctcatgaataaataaaatcataaaaacaaatagtgagacatactttaaaaaatcaaataggggcacctggctggctcagtcggtagagtgtGCGACTctcgatctcggggttgtgagttcaaggcctatgttggatgtagagattacttaaaaataaaatttaaaaaactcttcAAATATAAACAGAGGTGGATTTTCTCTGAGACTAATAGAGCTTAAATGTCAGGTCTCTCATTTGCATGGGCTCCTTCAAAGGCCGTGTATCCACTTttgcaatttttatattttgtaattttttaaaataaattttaattaattaattaatttatttatttatttatgatagtcagagagagagaggcagagacataggcagagggagaagcaggctccatgcaccaggagcctgatgtgggactcgatcctgggtctccaggatcgcgccctgggccaaaggcaggcgctaaaccgctgcgccacccagggatcccctatattttgtaattttaattttatattattttttccaagatgAAACTCAGAAGGGAAAGGAGATCGTTTAGCTGGTCAAGACTTGGTTCAGTTATGCAGTGTGCATGGTTTAAGCTCTGAGATGCATCACCTCACAACAAACACCTCATCTCTTACGCTGAAGGTTGACTTGACAGTCCGTGGCAGAGGGGAATGAAGGGGTATACAAGGTAGAGTTTCTATTCCAAGGCCCTAGTCCATCCTTTTAGGTGGCGGCAATAGAGGAAACCAGAAGCGATCCCTGGGAGTTCTTTCCCTCATCTGGGGAGACCCAACTGAATACTGATGATGAGGGTATGGATATTATAAGTATTTGGAAACCAGATCTTTAATTGCCTTCTAGTAATATACAGGAAAGCCTTGGAAACCAATAGTTATGCTAGAGAGCCCAGGAAAGAGTCATGGCCCAAGGACTATGGGGTCATCTGTTTTTCACTGACATTCATGGCCCTTTCAGGTGGAGGGAGGACTCAGGACAATGGCTGCTGATGGTGATTTGGAGATGGAGGATGTGAATCTGAATATGGGTAGAGACACAAAAGGAGAgctggaagaggagaaggaaatgcAAGAGGACTGGAGAAGCAAAGATCGCTTCAAGAATAAAAAGGTCCACAGGGTTGTCTCAAAATGGATGCTTCCTGAAAAGGTCCGAAGAACATACTTGGAGAGAGCCAACTGCTTCCCACCCCCTATATTCATCATCTCCATCAGCCTTGCCGAGGTGAgcatgttggggggggggggtgctagAGCAAGTAGcactgggtgggggagggaggaggaggaggctttgACCTCATCTGGTCAAAGTGGATAACACGTGGGAAAAGAGCTTGGTAGTGGCCAGTACAGCACACATGGAGCTCAACAGCACCCTCTCTGGAGCCCCCTTAGGTCCGTCTTCCCTATGATTGCAGCCACTTTCAGCCAAGGGTTGAGGTTTATTTTTCAAGCAACTGCCCCACCCAGCAGTGACTATGATTTTCAGTGGCTTCGTTTCATTTTAGTTGTTGGGGCTTTAGAAGCCAAATCATCTTGGAGTCGCAAATTGGTCTCATGAACCGACTTGGATTGGTAAGGTCTTTCTGTGGAGCTATTATAGGAGCCTCACCAGAAGAGCTGTGGGCTGCCTCCAGATTtcagtagggggaaaaaatgggatCCCCTACAGATGTCTACTGTGGGCAGCCTGTAGTGTGTTTTGACTCTGATCTAGTCAGCCctttggttttccagaaaagaGTACAACACCCAGAGAAGtggaatgacttgcccaaggtcacatacttAGTGACTGGGCCAGGACTGGGCTTCTCCAGAGCCTCATTGTGCCTACCTTTTCCTCCTTCACCACGATGCCTCATAAAGGAATTGGCAGGGCATGGATGTGTGTGGGGTGTGACTTTGGGTCATTAGGAAGTCTCTAACGTAATCCTCTTAATTCCCATCGATGTCATCCCTGGTGACATGAGGCTTCATCACTTGGTTAAGGCTTCTGTTCTGTAAGGTTATTACTGTTCCCTTTCCCCTCATCTACTCCTTGCAAGCCAGCAGCGACTTAATTTCACATTAACTTGTAAGTGAAAGACTAAATGGTGGGAAGGGGCAGTGAGAGCAGAGGGTATTTAAGGGGGTCGAGGGGTTCTTTATATTTGGTCTCGGGCTGCTCCTAATCACTGGAGGAAGTAGGATGTGACTGCAGTTACATTGTCAGATATATGGCAAGGGGGTTTCATTCCTGTCATCCTCTGAGCACACGCTGTGGAGAGGCCCACTTGAGAGCTAATTGTTTGGAAGCAAGGTAGGGCCCACGGGGCTTATGTAATAGGACCACTCTGGCAGAGAAAGTGGTTGACATTCgtgtctgcccctccctggcagcTGGCAGTGTTTATTTACTATGCTGTGTGGAAGCCTCAGGAACAGTGGATCACCCTGGACACAGGCATCCTGGAGAGCCCCTTTATCTACAGCCCTGAGAAGAGGGAGCAAGCCTGGAGGTTTATCTCATACATGCTGGTACATGCTGGGTAAGGAATGACAGTAAGTCGTGGATGTCGGAGGTGACTGCAAGTACTCGTAACCCCCAGCATTTGGTTGGCGCTCTTATTGATAAGGCAATCACATGGCCATAATCTTTGATCCTCAGCGACCCTAGGAGGCAGGTACTAGTCCTGCCCTACTGTGTCCGAGGCTTGGGGGATGTTACTCGCTCCACGTCACTTGGCTAAGTTGCAGAGCTGGAACCTCAACCCATTAGTGCTAACTCCGTGTCCAGTGTACTTTCTATTGCATGATCATTGCCCAATATTGGTATTTATATAGGAATATTCATGAGAAGAGACCAAATCATTCTAAACGATATGTATGTTCCCCTAATTGCTTTGATGTTGTTAAAATGTTCCCTTTAGGATATGAATCATCAATCCCTCCCTCCCTACGCCTgccacacacttaaaaaaaagaattcgtGAGCACTTTGTTGAGTGTGTAACACGGACTAACACAAGCCATGGGCAATGCCCTGCCTGCCATTTGGCTTCTTATATGCTCATCATCTTTTGTGACCTTGCTCAGAACCCATGATTCACTGTGCCCATGGCAGGCAGTGAGCAAGTCGCCTGCTGCTGGGTTCCCCCTCCAGTGGACGCCTCGGGGTTCAGATGGGGCCAACTTCATTTTTGTGACCTACCCAGCCCTGGACCTTGAAGGAAGATGCTGGCCAGCATCCACGGCAGGACACAGGGCTCAGAGGCTTGACAAATCAAGGACAAAATTGCTTATtgcccagtttctttcttttttttttttaatttttatttatttatgatagtcacagagagagagagagagaggcagaggcagagacacaggcagagggagaagcaggctccatgcactgggagcccgatgtgggattcgatcccgggtctccaggatcgcgccctgggccaaaggcaggcgccaaaccgctgcgccacccagggatcccttattgcCCAGTTTCTACGGATCCTTTCGGTTTGGTTTTTCATTTAACATGTTCTGAACAAAGGTGGCTCCTGCACTCAAGGGATTTATATGGGCGAGCAG comes from Canis lupus baileyi chromosome 13, mCanLup2.hap1, whole genome shotgun sequence and encodes:
- the RHBDL2 gene encoding rhomboid-related protein 2 isoform X2 — its product is MAADGDLEMEDVNLNMGRDTKGELEEEKEMQEDWRSKDRFKNKKVHRVVSKWMLPEKVRRTYLERANCFPPPIFIISISLAELAVFIYYAVWKPQEQWITLDTGILESPFIYSPEKREQAWRFISYMLVHAGVQHILGNLVMQLVLGIPLEMVHKGLRVGLVYLAGVIAVMSDMGFALYRRFFVPADGSPVSFAAHIAGGFAGMSIGYTVFSCFDKALLKDPRFWMAIAAYFACVLFAVFFNIFLSPAN